From a single Burkholderiales bacterium genomic region:
- a CDS encoding amidohydrolase — MKLDIFNHIFPKRFYERMLDVAPGGKDMHKRVRGIPCLVDLDERFRIMDRFGADYAQVLSLASPPIEELGSPPVSTEMARIANDGMAELVAKYPRRFPAFVAS, encoded by the coding sequence ATGAAACTGGACATCTTCAACCACATCTTTCCAAAGCGGTTCTACGAGCGCATGCTCGACGTCGCTCCGGGCGGCAAGGACATGCACAAGCGGGTGCGCGGCATCCCGTGCCTGGTGGACCTGGACGAGCGCTTCCGCATCATGGACCGCTTCGGCGCCGACTACGCGCAGGTGCTCTCGCTCGCCTCGCCGCCGATCGAGGAGCTGGGCTCGCCGCCGGTCTCGACCGAGATGGCGCGGATCGCGAACGACGGCATGGCAGAGCTGGTGGCGAAATATCCGCGGCGCTTTCCGGCCTTCGTCGCCTCG